A window from Streptomyces sp. NBC_00335 encodes these proteins:
- the rplS gene encoding 50S ribosomal protein L19: protein MSHLLDGVNAATLRSDLPAFRPGDTVNVHVRVIEGNRSRIQQFKGVVIRRQGSGVSETFTVRKVSFSVGVERTFPVHSPIFEKIELVTRGDVRRAKLYFLRELRGKAAKIKEKRDR, encoded by the coding sequence ATGTCTCACCTGCTCGATGGCGTCAACGCCGCCACCCTGCGCTCGGACCTCCCGGCCTTCCGCCCGGGTGACACCGTCAACGTTCACGTCCGCGTGATCGAGGGCAACCGCTCCCGTATCCAGCAGTTCAAGGGTGTCGTCATCCGCCGTCAGGGCTCGGGCGTCTCCGAGACCTTCACGGTCCGCAAGGTCTCCTTCAGCGTCGGCGTGGAGCGTACCTTCCCGGTCCACTCCCCGATCTTCGAGAAGATCGAGCTCGTCACCCGCGGTGACGTGCGTCGCGCCAAGCTGTACTTCCTCCGTGAGCTCCGCGGCAAGGCCGCGAAGATCAAGGAGAAGCGCGACCGCTGA
- the trmD gene encoding tRNA (guanosine(37)-N1)-methyltransferase TrmD: MRLDVVTIFPEYLEPLNVSLVGKARARGQLDVHVHDLRDWTYDRHNTVDDTPYGGGPGMVMKTEPWGEALDAALADGYEAGAHGPVIVVPTPSGRPFTQELAVELSERPWLIFTPARYEGIDRRVMDEYATRLPVYEVSIGDYVLAGGEAAVLVVTEAVARLLPGVLGNAESHRDDSFAAGDMANLLEGPVYTKPPQWRGHGIPDVLVSGHHGKIARWRRDEAFRRTAANRPDLIERCEASAFDKKDRELLSILGWKPSPDGRFWRRPQTVEE, translated from the coding sequence ATGCGTCTCGACGTCGTCACGATCTTCCCCGAGTACCTGGAACCGCTCAACGTCTCCCTGGTCGGCAAGGCGCGGGCGCGCGGCCAGCTCGACGTACACGTCCACGACCTGCGGGACTGGACGTACGACCGGCACAACACGGTGGACGACACCCCGTACGGCGGCGGTCCCGGCATGGTCATGAAGACCGAGCCCTGGGGCGAGGCCCTGGACGCGGCGCTGGCCGACGGCTACGAGGCGGGCGCGCACGGGCCCGTCATCGTCGTCCCCACCCCCAGCGGCCGGCCCTTCACCCAGGAACTGGCCGTCGAGCTCTCCGAACGCCCCTGGCTGATCTTCACCCCGGCCCGGTACGAGGGCATCGACCGCCGGGTCATGGACGAGTACGCCACCCGCCTCCCGGTCTACGAGGTGTCCATCGGCGACTACGTCCTGGCCGGCGGCGAGGCTGCCGTCCTGGTCGTCACCGAGGCCGTCGCCCGGCTGCTGCCCGGGGTGCTCGGCAACGCCGAATCGCACCGCGACGACTCCTTCGCGGCCGGGGACATGGCCAACCTGCTGGAGGGGCCCGTCTACACCAAGCCCCCCCAGTGGCGCGGCCACGGAATCCCGGACGTGCTGGTCAGCGGGCACCACGGCAAGATCGCCCGGTGGCGCCGCGACGAGGCCTTCAGGCGTACGGCGGCCAACCGCCCGGATCTGATCGAGCGCTGCGAGGCCTCCGCCTTCGACAAGAAGGACCGCGAGCTGCTGAGCATCCTCGGCTGGAAGCCGTCTCCCGACGGCCGATTTTGGCGCAGGCCCCAGACCGTGGAAGAATAG
- the rimM gene encoding ribosome maturation factor RimM (Essential for efficient processing of 16S rRNA), giving the protein MELVVARIGRAHGIKGEVTVEVRTDEPELRLGPGAVLRTDPASAGPLTVETGRVHSGRLMLRFAGVKDRTGAEALRNILLIADVDPAELPAEDDEYYDHQLMDLDVVLEDGTVIGRITEISHLPSQDLFIVERPDGTEVMIPFVEEIVAEIDLDEQRCVITPPPGLIDEREAIVVSTRDEEAGEADSDGDADGDPAEGVNGEDA; this is encoded by the coding sequence GTGGAGCTGGTAGTCGCGCGGATCGGCCGCGCCCACGGGATCAAGGGTGAGGTCACCGTCGAGGTGCGGACCGACGAGCCCGAGCTGCGGCTCGGACCCGGCGCCGTGCTCCGGACCGACCCGGCGTCGGCGGGACCGCTGACGGTCGAGACGGGCCGGGTGCACAGCGGCAGGCTGATGCTGCGCTTCGCCGGGGTCAAGGACCGCACCGGCGCCGAGGCGCTGCGCAACATCCTGCTCATCGCCGACGTGGACCCGGCGGAGCTGCCGGCCGAGGACGACGAGTACTACGACCACCAGCTGATGGACCTCGACGTCGTCCTCGAAGACGGCACCGTGATCGGCCGGATCACCGAGATCTCGCACCTGCCCTCGCAGGACCTGTTCATCGTCGAGCGGCCGGACGGCACCGAGGTGATGATCCCCTTCGTCGAGGAGATCGTCGCCGAGATCGACCTCGACGAGCAGCGCTGCGTCATCACCCCGCCGCCCGGTCTCATCGACGAGCGCGAGGCGATCGTCGTCTCCACCCGGGACGAGGAAGCCGGGGAAGCGGACTCCGACGGGGACGCCGACGGCGACCCGGCCGAGGGCGTGAACGGGGAAGACGCCTGA
- the ftsH gene encoding ATP-dependent zinc metalloprotease FtsH, translated as MVRFVAYGQPGGRQKEAYVPSPTPVPPRDRADTPWRSEGAPPAPPPKKRMPGGWRGLILTALIVYLITNLVLSFFNEGDEPTISYTEFSKQVANGNVSKIYAKGDAIQGELKTEQPKPDGDKGTYKKFVSQRPAFADDDLWANLTKQNVVVTASPVVVQRSFLANLLISLAPMLLLVLLWVVIARRMGSAMGGGMGGLGRKTPPKPVELEGAKRTTFEDVAGIDEVEGELNDVVDFLKNPDEYRKMGARMPGGVLLAGPPGTGKTLLARALAGEAGVPFFSASASEFIEMIVGVGASRVRELFSEARKVAPAIVFIDEIDTIGRVRGGGAGMGGHDEREQTLNQILTEMDGFSGSEGVVVLAATNRADVLDPALTRPGRFDRTVVVSPPDKSGREAILRIHTRDIPLAVGVDLAQVARTTPGMTGAELANLANEAALLAVKRQQKEVTQSDLSDALEKVQLGAERPLVMSEEDRRRTAYHESGHALLGMLQPGADPVRKITIVPRGRALGVTLSTPEADRYAYTEEYLRGRIIGALGGMAAEHTVYDVITTGAENDLEQVTNIARGMVGRWGMSQRIGRLTAIPSDGQSPYGLSAAPATLDAVDHEMRRIVDECYEKACLLLRENRDKLDALADALMANETLDEAAAYAAAGIPRLHK; from the coding sequence ATGGTCCGGTTTGTCGCTTATGGTCAGCCGGGAGGACGGCAGAAGGAGGCCTACGTGCCCAGCCCCACCCCCGTACCGCCCCGCGACCGGGCCGATACGCCCTGGCGCTCCGAAGGCGCACCCCCCGCTCCGCCGCCGAAGAAGCGGATGCCCGGCGGCTGGCGCGGCCTGATCCTCACCGCCCTGATCGTCTACCTGATCACCAACCTGGTGCTGTCCTTCTTCAACGAGGGCGACGAGCCGACCATCTCGTACACCGAGTTCAGCAAGCAGGTCGCGAACGGCAACGTCTCGAAGATCTACGCCAAGGGCGACGCGATCCAGGGCGAGCTGAAGACCGAACAGCCCAAGCCGGACGGCGACAAGGGCACCTACAAGAAGTTCGTCTCCCAGCGCCCCGCCTTCGCCGACGACGACCTGTGGGCCAACCTCACCAAGCAGAACGTCGTCGTCACCGCCTCCCCGGTCGTCGTGCAGCGCAGCTTCCTGGCCAATCTGCTGATCTCCCTGGCCCCGATGCTGCTGCTGGTCCTCCTGTGGGTGGTCATCGCCCGCCGGATGGGATCGGCGATGGGCGGCGGCATGGGCGGGTTGGGGCGCAAGACGCCGCCCAAGCCGGTCGAGCTGGAGGGCGCCAAGCGCACGACCTTCGAGGACGTGGCCGGCATCGACGAGGTCGAGGGCGAGCTCAACGACGTCGTGGACTTCCTCAAGAACCCGGACGAGTACCGAAAGATGGGCGCCCGCATGCCCGGCGGCGTCCTGCTCGCCGGCCCGCCCGGAACCGGCAAGACCCTGCTCGCGCGCGCCCTCGCGGGTGAGGCCGGGGTGCCGTTCTTCTCCGCCTCCGCCTCCGAGTTCATCGAGATGATCGTCGGCGTCGGCGCGTCCCGGGTGCGCGAACTCTTCTCAGAGGCCCGCAAAGTGGCCCCCGCCATCGTCTTCATCGACGAGATCGACACCATCGGGCGGGTGCGCGGCGGCGGCGCGGGCATGGGCGGCCACGACGAGCGCGAGCAGACCCTGAACCAGATCCTCACCGAGATGGACGGCTTCTCCGGCTCCGAAGGCGTGGTCGTCCTCGCCGCGACCAACCGGGCCGACGTCCTGGACCCGGCGCTCACCCGGCCGGGCCGCTTCGACCGCACCGTCGTCGTCTCCCCGCCCGACAAGAGCGGCCGCGAAGCCATCCTGCGGATCCACACCAGGGACATCCCGCTCGCCGTCGGCGTCGACCTCGCCCAAGTGGCCCGCACGACGCCGGGCATGACCGGAGCGGAGTTGGCCAACCTCGCCAACGAGGCCGCCCTGCTCGCCGTGAAGCGCCAGCAGAAGGAAGTCACCCAGTCGGACCTCTCCGACGCGCTGGAAAAGGTCCAGCTGGGCGCGGAACGGCCGCTGGTCATGTCGGAGGAGGACCGCCGCCGCACCGCGTACCACGAGAGCGGCCACGCCTTGCTGGGCATGCTCCAGCCGGGCGCCGACCCGGTCCGCAAGATCACCATCGTCCCGCGCGGCCGTGCGCTCGGCGTCACCCTCTCCACGCCGGAGGCGGACCGGTACGCCTACACGGAGGAGTACCTGCGCGGCCGCATCATCGGAGCGCTGGGCGGCATGGCGGCCGAGCACACCGTCTACGACGTCATCACCACGGGCGCGGAGAACGACCTCGAACAGGTCACCAACATCGCCCGGGGCATGGTCGGCCGCTGGGGCATGAGCCAGCGCATCGGCCGGCTCACCGCCATCCCCTCGGACGGACAGAGCCCCTACGGCCTCTCCGCGGCCCCCGCCACCCTCGACGCGGTGGACCACGAGATGCGCCGGATCGTCGACGAGTGCTACGAGAAGGCCTGCCTCCTCCTGCGCGAGAACCGCGACAAGCTGGACGCCCTCGCGGACGCCCTGATGGCCAACGAGACCCTGGACGAAGCGGCCGCCTACGCCGCCGCGGGGATCCCCCGCCTCCACAAGTGA
- the proS gene encoding proline--tRNA ligase, whose amino-acid sequence MAKAPVLTPQAEDFPRWYQDLINKAELADNGPVRGTMVIRPYGYGLWERMQQEMDARIKDAGAQNAYFPLFIPQSYLTKEAEHVEGFAPELAVVTHGGGKELDEPIVVRPTSETIINDYFSKWVQSYRDLPLLINQWANVVRWEMRPRIFLRTSEFLWQEGHTAHTTYEDARDYAARIHTDVYGDFMTNVLGIDVVLGRKTAKERFAGAINTLTLEGMMGDGKALQLGTSHELGTNFAKAFNTQYLSKEGKQELVWQTSWGVSTRMVGGLIMSHGDDNGLRVPPRLAHVQVVVMAIKGDEAVAKVRELGAQLKAAGLRVFVDDRVDTPFGRRAVDWELKGVPVRVEIGPRDLEAGTAMLARRIPGGKEAVQISDLAALLPKVLEEDQEQLLRESRERRIARTSDVSTIEEAAEAAIAGGWARIPWADLGPEGEAKLAEQAVSVRCLIAEDGSVPQADDAPGNLAIVARSY is encoded by the coding sequence ATGGCAAAGGCACCCGTTCTCACCCCCCAGGCGGAGGATTTTCCCCGCTGGTACCAGGATCTGATCAACAAGGCCGAGCTGGCCGACAACGGTCCGGTCCGCGGCACGATGGTCATCCGGCCGTACGGCTACGGCCTGTGGGAGCGGATGCAGCAGGAGATGGACGCGCGCATCAAGGACGCGGGCGCCCAGAACGCGTACTTCCCGCTGTTCATCCCGCAGTCGTACCTGACGAAGGAAGCGGAGCACGTCGAGGGCTTCGCCCCCGAGCTCGCGGTCGTCACGCACGGCGGCGGCAAGGAGCTGGACGAGCCGATCGTCGTCCGCCCCACCTCCGAGACGATCATCAACGACTACTTCTCCAAGTGGGTCCAGAGCTACCGCGACCTGCCCCTGCTGATCAACCAGTGGGCGAACGTGGTCCGCTGGGAGATGCGCCCGCGCATCTTCCTCCGTACGAGCGAGTTCCTCTGGCAGGAGGGCCACACGGCCCACACCACGTACGAGGACGCCCGCGACTACGCCGCACGCATCCACACGGACGTCTACGGCGACTTCATGACCAACGTGCTCGGCATCGACGTCGTGCTCGGCCGCAAGACCGCCAAGGAGCGCTTCGCCGGCGCCATCAACACCCTCACCCTCGAGGGCATGATGGGCGACGGCAAGGCCCTGCAGCTCGGCACCAGCCACGAGCTCGGCACCAACTTCGCCAAGGCCTTCAACACGCAGTACCTGTCGAAGGAAGGCAAGCAGGAGCTCGTCTGGCAGACCTCGTGGGGCGTCTCGACCCGCATGGTCGGCGGCCTGATCATGTCGCACGGCGACGACAACGGCCTGCGGGTCCCGCCGCGCCTCGCGCACGTCCAGGTCGTCGTCATGGCGATCAAGGGCGACGAGGCCGTGGCGAAGGTCCGCGAGCTGGGCGCCCAGCTCAAGGCCGCGGGCCTGCGGGTGTTCGTCGACGACCGCGTCGACACCCCCTTCGGCCGCCGCGCCGTGGACTGGGAGCTCAAGGGCGTACCGGTCCGCGTCGAGATCGGCCCCCGCGACCTGGAGGCCGGCACCGCGATGCTGGCCCGCCGGATCCCGGGCGGCAAGGAGGCCGTGCAGATCTCCGACCTCGCCGCCCTGCTGCCCAAGGTGCTGGAGGAGGACCAGGAGCAGCTGCTGCGCGAGTCCCGCGAGCGCCGCATCGCCCGTACGTCCGACGTCTCGACCATCGAGGAGGCCGCCGAGGCCGCCATCGCCGGTGGCTGGGCGCGGATCCCGTGGGCCGACCTCGGCCCCGAGGGCGAGGCGAAGCTCGCCGAGCAGGCCGTGTCCGTACGCTGCCTGATCGCCGAGGACGGGTCGGTTCCGCAGGCGGACGACGCCCCCGGTAACCTCGCGATCGTCGCGCGCTCGTACTAG
- the rpsP gene encoding 30S ribosomal protein S16 — translation MAVKIKLKRLGKIRQPHYRIVVADARTRRDGRAIEEIGIYHPTYNPSRIEVNAERAQYWLSVGAQPTEAVLAILKLTGDWQAHKGLPAPAPLLQPATKENKRRSFDEFAKALEGIGEGKGEAITQKAKKADKKADEAEAETAESTEA, via the coding sequence GTGGCAGTCAAGATCAAGCTCAAGCGCCTCGGCAAGATTCGCCAGCCGCACTACCGCATCGTCGTCGCCGACGCCCGTACCCGTCGGGACGGTCGCGCGATCGAAGAGATCGGTATCTACCACCCGACGTACAACCCGTCGCGCATCGAGGTCAACGCCGAGCGTGCGCAGTACTGGCTGTCGGTCGGCGCCCAGCCCACCGAGGCTGTGCTCGCCATCCTGAAGCTCACCGGTGACTGGCAGGCGCACAAGGGCCTCCCGGCCCCCGCGCCGCTGCTGCAGCCGGCGACGAAGGAGAACAAGCGTCGCTCCTTCGACGAGTTCGCCAAGGCCCTCGAGGGCATCGGCGAGGGCAAGGGCGAAGCCATTACCCAGAAGGCGAAGAAGGCCGACAAGAAGGCGGACGAGGCTGAGGCCGAGACCGCCGAGTCGACCGAGGCCTGA
- a CDS encoding RNA-binding protein, whose protein sequence is MLEEALEHLVKGIVDNPDEVQVASRNLRRGQVLEVRVHPDDLGKVIGRNGRTARALRTVVGAIGGRGIRVDLVDVDQVR, encoded by the coding sequence ATGCTCGAGGAGGCTCTTGAGCACCTCGTGAAGGGCATCGTGGACAACCCCGACGAAGTGCAGGTCGCCTCGCGCAACCTGCGCCGCGGGCAGGTGCTGGAGGTTCGGGTCCACCCCGACGACCTCGGCAAGGTGATCGGCCGCAACGGCCGCACCGCACGTGCTCTGCGTACCGTCGTGGGCGCCATCGGCGGCCGGGGGATCCGCGTCGACCTCGTCGACGTGGACCAGGTCCGCTGA
- a CDS encoding methyltransferase type 11 has product MTPTPTATLVARDWAEIQERMLVPLYEAVYDRLEVGPGDRLLGLDCGAGLALLLASGRGALATGVETDPARRTLARERLLEVLAAPPAPAVPYDVLLAFSPAPGALAAALPALRRPGGAVVLADWGPAERCTVPSVLGGGPAPRDLDAMAAEAGLVPDGSGRVFCPFGYADVDSAVRGLLSTGLYECSDPVQVEKELAEALHPYERGDGAVWLPNIFRYVIARTA; this is encoded by the coding sequence ATGACACCGACGCCGACGGCGACGCTTGTCGCGCGGGACTGGGCGGAGATCCAGGAACGGATGCTGGTACCGCTGTACGAGGCGGTCTACGACCGGCTGGAGGTCGGGCCGGGAGACCGGCTGCTCGGCCTCGACTGCGGGGCCGGGCTGGCCCTTCTGCTGGCCTCGGGCCGGGGAGCCCTGGCCACGGGTGTGGAGACGGATCCGGCACGCCGCACGCTGGCCCGGGAGCGCCTCCTGGAGGTCCTCGCGGCCCCGCCCGCGCCCGCGGTTCCCTACGACGTCCTACTAGCCTTCTCGCCCGCTCCGGGCGCCCTGGCGGCGGCCCTGCCGGCGCTGCGCCGGCCCGGCGGCGCGGTGGTGCTGGCCGACTGGGGTCCGGCGGAGCGGTGCACCGTGCCCTCGGTCCTGGGCGGCGGGCCGGCGCCGCGGGACCTGGACGCGATGGCGGCCGAGGCCGGGCTGGTGCCGGACGGATCGGGGCGGGTGTTCTGCCCGTTCGGGTACGCCGACGTGGACAGCGCGGTGCGCGGGCTGCTGTCGACCGGGTTGTACGAGTGCTCGGACCCGGTCCAGGTGGAGAAGGAGCTGGCGGAGGCCCTTCACCCGTACGAGCGGGGTGACGGGGCCGTCTGGCTCCCGAACATCTTCCGGTACGTCATCGCCCGGACGGCGTAA
- a CDS encoding [protein-PII] uridylyltransferase, with protein sequence MTSVEETTDGSTADSGPSGYAAARLRLLQEESRSGPSRRSALAALTDDWLKALFATAVRETGVRGAALVAVGGYGRAELSPRSDLDLVLLHDGKAEPRALAALADRLWYPVWDLGVALDHSVRTPGEARKTAAEDLKVHLGLLDARPVAGDAGLLAGLRTSVLADWRNHAAKRLPQLHSLCRERAERVGELRFLLEPDLKEARGGLRDVTALRAVAASWLADAPREGLAEARRRLLDARDALHLVTGRATERLSLQEQTPVAAQLGLLDADALLREVYEAARVVSYAGDVTWREVGRVLRARSARPRLRGLLGTRSSVPERAPLAEGVVESDGEAVLALAARPDRDPVLPLRFGAAAAQAGLPVSLHAVRRLAAQAKPLPVPWPAEAREQLLTLLGAGEPTVAVWEALEAEGIITKLLPDWERVRCRPQRNPVHTWTVDRHLVETAVRASELTRRVGRPDLLLMAALLHDIGKGWPGDHSVAGETIARDMALRVGFDPEDVAVLAVLVRHHLLLIDTATRRDLDDPATVKAVAEAVGSPGTLEILHALTEADALATGPAAWSAWRGSLVADLVDRVAAVLRGAAPAATELEIPTTEQERLAVEALRTGEPVLALHARQEEDAVGVELVVAVPDQPGVLPAAAGVLALHRLTVRAADLRSMELPDQLGEVLVLRWRVAAEYGSLPEAARLRTDLVRALDGSLDVPSKLADREAAYPRRRGVVPPPPRVTVVPEVSSLATVLEVRAPDAVGLLHRIGRALESSGVRVRSAHVSTLGANAVDTLYVTTVEGKPLDPAAAATLAGAVQAALT encoded by the coding sequence GTGACGAGCGTCGAAGAGACCACTGACGGCAGCACGGCCGACTCGGGACCCAGCGGGTACGCCGCGGCCCGGCTGCGACTCCTCCAGGAGGAGTCGCGGTCCGGGCCTTCCCGGCGTTCCGCCCTCGCGGCCCTGACGGACGACTGGCTGAAGGCGCTGTTCGCCACCGCCGTACGGGAGACGGGCGTGCGGGGCGCCGCCCTCGTCGCCGTCGGCGGCTACGGCCGCGCCGAACTCTCCCCCCGCAGCGACCTCGACCTGGTCCTGCTCCACGACGGCAAAGCCGAACCGCGGGCGCTGGCCGCCCTGGCCGACCGGCTCTGGTACCCCGTCTGGGACCTCGGCGTCGCCCTCGACCACTCGGTGCGCACCCCCGGCGAAGCCCGCAAGACCGCCGCCGAAGACCTCAAGGTGCACCTCGGACTGCTCGACGCCCGGCCCGTCGCGGGCGACGCCGGGCTCCTCGCGGGACTGCGCACCTCCGTCCTGGCGGACTGGCGCAACCACGCCGCCAAACGGCTGCCCCAGCTGCACTCCCTGTGCCGCGAGCGGGCCGAGCGCGTGGGGGAGCTCCGCTTCCTGCTGGAACCCGACCTCAAGGAGGCCCGCGGGGGACTGCGCGACGTCACCGCGCTGCGGGCCGTCGCCGCGTCCTGGCTGGCCGACGCCCCGCGCGAGGGCCTCGCCGAAGCACGGCGCCGGCTGCTCGACGCCCGGGACGCGCTGCACCTGGTGACCGGCCGCGCCACCGAACGGCTCTCCCTCCAGGAACAGACGCCGGTGGCGGCGCAGCTCGGTCTGCTCGACGCCGACGCCCTGCTCAGGGAGGTGTACGAGGCCGCGCGGGTGGTCTCGTACGCCGGTGACGTGACCTGGCGCGAGGTCGGGCGCGTGCTCCGGGCGCGGTCCGCCCGCCCCCGGCTCCGCGGACTGCTCGGCACCCGCAGCTCCGTACCGGAGCGGGCGCCGCTCGCCGAAGGCGTCGTCGAGTCCGACGGCGAGGCCGTACTGGCCCTGGCCGCGCGGCCCGACCGGGACCCGGTGCTGCCCCTGCGCTTCGGCGCGGCCGCCGCCCAGGCCGGACTGCCCGTCTCGCTGCACGCCGTACGCAGGCTCGCGGCGCAGGCGAAGCCGCTGCCCGTGCCGTGGCCGGCCGAGGCCCGGGAGCAGCTGCTGACCCTGCTGGGCGCGGGGGAGCCGACGGTGGCCGTGTGGGAGGCCCTGGAGGCCGAGGGGATCATCACGAAGCTGCTGCCCGACTGGGAGCGGGTGCGGTGCCGGCCGCAGCGCAACCCCGTGCACACCTGGACCGTGGACCGCCACCTCGTCGAGACGGCCGTGCGGGCCTCCGAGCTGACCCGCCGGGTGGGCCGCCCCGACCTCCTCCTGATGGCCGCGCTGCTGCACGACATCGGCAAGGGCTGGCCCGGCGACCACTCGGTGGCCGGGGAGACGATCGCGCGCGACATGGCACTGCGGGTGGGCTTCGACCCGGAGGACGTGGCCGTGCTGGCCGTGCTCGTACGCCACCACCTGCTGCTGATCGACACCGCCACGCGGCGGGACCTGGACGACCCGGCCACGGTCAAGGCGGTCGCCGAGGCGGTCGGCTCGCCCGGCACGCTGGAGATCCTGCACGCGCTGACGGAGGCCGACGCGCTCGCCACCGGCCCGGCGGCCTGGAGCGCCTGGCGCGGCTCCCTCGTGGCCGACCTGGTCGACCGGGTCGCCGCCGTGCTGCGCGGCGCCGCCCCGGCCGCGACCGAGCTGGAGATCCCGACCACCGAGCAGGAGCGCCTCGCGGTGGAGGCGCTGCGCACCGGCGAGCCGGTCCTGGCCCTGCACGCCCGCCAGGAGGAGGACGCGGTCGGCGTGGAACTGGTGGTGGCCGTCCCCGACCAGCCGGGAGTACTGCCCGCGGCGGCCGGCGTACTGGCACTGCACCGGCTCACCGTGCGCGCGGCCGACCTGCGCTCCATGGAGCTCCCGGACCAGCTGGGCGAGGTACTGGTCCTGCGCTGGCGGGTGGCCGCGGAGTACGGCTCCCTGCCGGAGGCCGCGCGGCTGCGCACCGACCTGGTGCGGGCCCTGGACGGCTCGCTGGACGTCCCGTCGAAGCTGGCGGACCGCGAAGCGGCGTACCCGCGCCGGCGCGGGGTGGTCCCGCCGCCGCCCCGGGTCACGGTGGTGCCCGAGGTCTCCTCGCTCGCCACGGTCCTGGAGGTGCGGGCGCCCGACGCGGTCGGGCTGCTGCACCGGATCGGGCGCGCGCTGGAGTCCTCCGGGGTCAGGGTCCGCAGCGCGCACGTGTCGACGCTCGGCGCCAACGCGGTGGACACGCTGTACGTCACCACGGTGGAGGGCAAACCACTGGATCCGGCCGCCGCGGCCACCCTGGCCGGGGCGGTCCAGGCTGCCCTGACGTAG
- the ffh gene encoding signal recognition particle protein, whose translation MFDTLSDRLSATFKSLRGKGRLSEQDIDAAAREIRIALLEADVALPVVRSFIANVKERARGEEVSKALNPGQQVLKIVNDELVSILGGETRRLRFAKTAPTVIMLAGLQGAGKTTLAGKLGLWLKGQGHTPLLVACDLQRPNAVNQLSVVAERAGVAVYAPSPGNGVGDPVQVAKDSIEYARTKQYDVVVVDTAGRLGIDQELMQQAADIRDAVSPDEILFVVDAMIGQDAVNTAEAFRDGVGFDGVVLSKLDGDARGGAALSIAHVTGKQIMFASNGEKLDEFDAFHPDRMAGRILDMGDMLTLIEQAEKTFSQAEAEKMAAKLQKGPKEFTLDDFLSQMEQVRKMGSISKLLGMLPGMGQIKDQINNIDERDVDRTAAIIKSMTPAERQDPHLINGSRRARIAKGSGTEVSAVKSLVERFFEARKMMSRMAQGGGMPGMPGIPGMGGGPGRQKKQVKQAKGKRKSGNPMKRKEEEAAAAARREAGPEAIEPAAGGNPFGLPTGAQSGQSANEFDLPDEFKKFMK comes from the coding sequence GTGTTCGATACGCTTTCCGACCGCCTCAGCGCGACCTTCAAGTCCCTCCGGGGCAAAGGCCGCCTCTCCGAGCAGGACATCGACGCTGCGGCGCGGGAAATCCGTATCGCCCTCCTCGAGGCCGACGTCGCCCTCCCCGTCGTCCGTTCCTTCATCGCGAACGTCAAGGAGCGCGCCCGCGGCGAAGAGGTCTCCAAGGCCCTGAACCCGGGCCAGCAGGTCCTCAAGATCGTCAACGACGAGCTGGTCTCGATCCTCGGCGGCGAGACCCGGCGGCTGCGCTTCGCCAAGACCGCGCCCACGGTGATCATGCTCGCCGGCCTCCAGGGTGCCGGTAAGACCACCCTCGCCGGAAAGCTCGGCCTGTGGCTGAAGGGGCAGGGCCACACCCCGCTCCTCGTCGCCTGCGACCTCCAGCGCCCCAACGCCGTCAACCAGCTCTCGGTCGTGGCCGAGCGGGCCGGCGTGGCCGTCTACGCCCCCTCGCCGGGCAACGGCGTCGGTGACCCGGTCCAGGTCGCCAAGGACTCCATCGAGTACGCGCGCACCAAGCAGTACGACGTGGTCGTCGTCGACACCGCCGGCCGCCTCGGCATCGACCAGGAGCTGATGCAGCAGGCCGCGGACATCCGCGACGCCGTCAGCCCGGACGAGATCCTCTTCGTCGTCGACGCCATGATCGGCCAGGACGCGGTCAACACCGCCGAGGCCTTCCGCGACGGCGTCGGCTTCGACGGCGTCGTGCTCTCCAAGCTCGACGGCGACGCGCGAGGCGGCGCCGCGCTGTCCATCGCGCACGTCACCGGCAAGCAGATCATGTTCGCCTCGAACGGCGAGAAGCTCGACGAGTTCGACGCCTTCCACCCGGACCGCATGGCGGGCCGGATCCTCGACATGGGTGACATGCTCACCCTGATCGAGCAGGCCGAGAAGACCTTCAGCCAGGCCGAAGCCGAGAAGATGGCGGCCAAGCTCCAGAAGGGCCCGAAGGAGTTCACGCTCGACGACTTCCTGTCCCAGATGGAGCAGGTCCGCAAGATGGGCTCGATCTCCAAGCTGCTCGGCATGCTCCCGGGCATGGGGCAGATCAAGGACCAGATCAACAACATCGACGAGCGCGACGTGGACCGCACCGCCGCGATCATCAAGTCGATGACCCCGGCCGAGCGCCAGGACCCGCACCTCATCAACGGCTCGCGCCGCGCCCGTATCGCCAAGGGCTCCGGCACCGAGGTCAGCGCCGTCAAGTCGCTCGTCGAGCGGTTCTTCGAGGCCCGCAAGATGATGTCCCGCATGGCCCAGGGCGGTGGCATGCCGGGCATGCCCGGCATCCCCGGGATGGGCGGCGGACCCGGCCGGCAGAAGAAGCAGGTCAAGCAGGCCAAGGGCAAGCGCAAGAGCGGCAACCCGATGAAGCGCAAGGAAGAAGAGGCCGCGGCAGCCGCGCGCCGCGAGGCCGGTCCGGAGGCGATCGAGCCCGCCGCCGGCGGCAACCCGTTCGGCCTTCCGACCGGCGCCCAGTCCGGTCAGTCCGCCAATGAGTTCGACCTCCCGGACGAGTTCAAGAAGTTCATGAAGTAG